The Carnobacterium divergens genome includes a window with the following:
- a CDS encoding YeiH family protein, with protein sequence MNTIKSYFPGLLLASCVALISKGIALIFPSLGAATFAILIGIFLGNTFFKSSIYANGTKFSESNLLAYSIVLLGGTITFQTISLLGGHGLLFIMLQMTGTIFAAIYLGRKLAFSQNIRLLMASGNAVCGSSAIASTAPVIDANEEDRGLTITIVNLMGTVLMLILPLISLFLYQQDTLKSSALIGGVLQSVGQVVASGSMVNPEILAMATIFKIVRILFLVVVVYAFGRYKQKSTTSIQKQSPKKMVKIPWYVIGFFIVCFFRSIGFIPEFASSLMHSISSWFEIIALAGIGLRLNFSHLLKQGNRLIVYGLTLGTVQVLLAMALISLLF encoded by the coding sequence ATGAATACAATCAAATCTTATTTTCCTGGGCTATTGCTAGCCAGTTGCGTCGCTTTAATCAGTAAAGGGATTGCTCTTATTTTCCCTAGCTTAGGGGCTGCAACATTTGCGATTTTAATTGGTATTTTTTTAGGGAATACTTTTTTTAAAAGTTCAATTTATGCAAATGGTACAAAATTTTCAGAAAGTAATTTGTTAGCTTATTCCATCGTGCTACTTGGCGGCACGATTACCTTTCAAACAATTTCATTATTAGGTGGACATGGTCTTTTATTTATTATGCTGCAAATGACTGGAACGATTTTTGCAGCGATCTATTTAGGGAGGAAACTCGCTTTTTCACAAAATATTCGACTATTAATGGCTAGTGGAAATGCAGTATGTGGCTCATCCGCAATCGCTTCTACTGCTCCTGTCATTGATGCTAACGAAGAAGATCGAGGCTTAACGATTACTATTGTGAATTTAATGGGAACGGTTTTAATGTTAATTTTGCCACTAATCAGTCTCTTCTTGTATCAGCAAGATACCTTAAAAAGCTCGGCTTTAATTGGTGGCGTGTTGCAATCTGTTGGCCAAGTAGTTGCTAGTGGCAGCATGGTTAATCCTGAAATTTTAGCAATGGCAACGATTTTTAAAATTGTTCGAATTTTATTTTTAGTTGTCGTTGTTTACGCTTTTGGACGCTACAAACAAAAATCAACTACATCGATTCAAAAGCAGTCCCCAAAAAAAATGGTGAAGATTCCTTGGTATGTAATTGGCTTTTTTATAGTTTGCTTCTTTCGCAGTATTGGGTTTATCCCTGAGTTTGCAAGTTCTTTGATGCATAGCATCAGTAGTTGGTTTGAAATTATTGCCCTTGCAGGAATTGGCTTACGCTTAAATTTTAGTCATTTATTAAAACAAGGCAACCGCTTGATTGTCTATGGTTTGACTCTTGGAACGGTACAAGTTTTGCTTGCTATGGCGCTGATTTCACTTCTGTTTTAA
- a CDS encoding YitT family protein, which yields MTKKQILNLVKIIVGAFIFSLAVNVFALPNKLGEGGVTGLTMVLYYLFAWAPALTNLLFNSVLLVIGYKYLDKSTVYLTILAVAIFSFFLRVTESWHFLTDQTIIAAITAGTLMGTGMGLIMLGGGTTAGSAILAKLANKYLGWNTSYALLFFDLIVVVPSAFVIGLQNMLFTIVSLYVSTKVLDFLLEGFNPKKSITIISDQHDLIARDIEKELERGITVFHGHGYYFKQNKDILYTVVSRQQLLQVTKIVNKYDPKAFFIINDVQSVEGEGFTKQITSE from the coding sequence ATGACAAAAAAACAGATTTTAAATTTAGTAAAGATTATAGTAGGAGCTTTTATTTTTTCTCTTGCTGTAAATGTTTTTGCTTTGCCAAATAAACTTGGTGAAGGTGGAGTAACAGGTTTAACGATGGTTCTTTATTATTTATTTGCTTGGGCGCCAGCCTTAACAAACCTGTTATTTAATAGTGTTTTACTAGTAATTGGTTATAAATATTTGGATAAAAGTACTGTTTATTTAACCATTTTAGCAGTCGCTATTTTTTCATTCTTTTTACGAGTGACCGAAAGCTGGCATTTTTTGACCGATCAAACGATTATTGCAGCCATCACCGCAGGAACTTTGATGGGGACAGGAATGGGCTTGATTATGTTAGGTGGTGGCACTACTGCTGGAAGTGCTATTTTAGCGAAGCTAGCGAATAAGTACTTAGGTTGGAATACAAGCTATGCCTTGTTATTTTTCGACTTGATTGTTGTGGTTCCATCGGCTTTTGTTATTGGGCTTCAAAATATGTTATTTACAATCGTTTCGCTCTACGTATCTACAAAAGTCCTAGACTTCTTATTGGAAGGATTTAATCCTAAAAAATCTATTACCATTATCTCAGATCAACATGATTTAATTGCTCGAGATATTGAAAAAGAATTAGAACGCGGCATAACTGTTTTTCATGGTCATGGCTATTATTTCAAACAAAATAAAGATATTTTATATACAGTTGTTAGCCGTCAACAATTATTACAAGTCACTAAAATTGTCAATAAGTATGACCCAAAAGCCTTTTTCATCATTAATGATGTTCAAAGTGTCGAAGGGGAAGGTTTTACGAAACAAATTACGAGTGAATAA
- a CDS encoding YebC/PmpR family DNA-binding transcriptional regulator, which yields MSGHSKWSNIQGRKNAQDAKRGKIFQKISREIYMAVKSGGPDPGINPQLRMMIDKAKAANMPNDNVKRAITKGSQTGEGEHYDEITYEGYGPNGIAVLVHTLTDNRNRTATNVRVAFNKNGGSIGETGSVGYLFDRKGYLAIERAGLDVDEDTMLLSVLEAGGEELETSEEVFEIYTDPTDFTTVRDALEAEGYKLAQAEITMVPQTTAALPADKAELFQTMLDKLEDDDDVSEVFHNAEM from the coding sequence ATGTCAGGACATTCAAAATGGAGCAACATCCAAGGACGTAAAAATGCACAAGATGCTAAACGTGGTAAAATTTTCCAGAAAATATCAAGAGAAATTTATATGGCCGTTAAAAGTGGTGGACCTGACCCTGGTATCAACCCGCAATTGCGTATGATGATTGATAAAGCTAAAGCTGCGAATATGCCAAATGACAATGTAAAAAGAGCGATCACAAAGGGAAGCCAAACAGGTGAAGGCGAGCACTATGATGAAATCACTTATGAAGGATATGGCCCAAATGGAATTGCGGTTTTAGTTCATACTTTAACCGATAATCGCAATCGGACTGCAACCAATGTTCGAGTAGCCTTTAATAAAAATGGTGGTTCAATTGGTGAAACCGGCTCTGTGGGGTATCTGTTTGATCGTAAAGGTTATCTAGCGATTGAACGAGCAGGCTTAGACGTGGACGAAGATACCATGTTGCTGAGCGTTTTAGAAGCAGGTGGCGAAGAGTTGGAGACAAGTGAAGAGGTTTTCGAAATTTATACAGATCCAACTGATTTTACAACCGTACGGGATGCACTTGAAGCAGAGGGATACAAACTTGCTCAAGCTGAAATCACGATGGTTCCTCAAACAACCGCAGCATTACCTGCAGACAAAGCGGAGTTGTTTCAAACCATGTTAGATAAATTGGAAGATGACGATGATGTTTCAGAAGTCTTTCATAATGCTGAAATGTAA
- a CDS encoding dihydrofolate reductase family protein: MKRSVILYIAASLDGKIAKKNGDLNWLYQTENDGDNGYYAFMKQVDTTIMGRTTYDEVLGFDVPFPYEDYDNYVVTSHAPKEGHPEVTFVDGDIVHLVESLKEKEGKDIFLIGGGNLIAQFLEKDLVDELILSIAPVLIGEGVPLFSGNYLEKRFKLSELRQYKDLVQMHYVAE, encoded by the coding sequence ATGAAACGTTCGGTAATTTTATATATTGCAGCTTCTCTTGATGGGAAAATTGCTAAAAAGAATGGCGATTTGAACTGGTTGTATCAAACTGAAAATGATGGTGATAATGGGTACTATGCTTTTATGAAGCAAGTAGATACAACCATTATGGGGCGAACTACTTATGACGAAGTCTTAGGTTTTGATGTACCCTTTCCATATGAGGACTATGACAATTACGTTGTAACCAGTCACGCACCAAAAGAAGGGCATCCAGAAGTTACTTTTGTTGATGGTGATATTGTCCATTTAGTTGAGAGCTTAAAAGAAAAAGAAGGGAAAGATATCTTTTTAATTGGTGGTGGAAATTTAATCGCTCAATTTTTAGAAAAAGATTTAGTTGATGAACTGATTCTTTCCATTGCACCGGTTTTAATCGGAGAAGGCGTTCCCTTATTTTCTGGCAATTATTTAGAAAAACGGTTTAAATTAAGTGAGCTAAGACAATACAAAGATCTTGTCCAAATGCATTATGTAGCGGAATAA
- a CDS encoding VanZ family protein, which yields MKKKTSSKENLFILLAILIMGILFYSSSQPYSKQTVAPMLETLLKNEPLKDLLSTVHFNYAGSEVSIATKGYSHFVEFFIRKGAHFGTYFLLGLFWFLGLKGKMRSTELAFLISWLLAAGYASFDEFHQSFTAERTPLFQDVILDSVGALTGILMVYLFVRLRKNRKRK from the coding sequence ATGAAGAAAAAAACATCCTCAAAAGAAAATCTTTTTATTCTTTTGGCTATTTTAATTATGGGGATTCTCTTTTATAGTTCATCACAGCCTTATAGTAAGCAAACAGTAGCACCAATGCTAGAAACGTTATTGAAAAATGAGCCATTAAAAGATCTTTTGAGTACGGTTCATTTTAATTACGCAGGAAGTGAAGTTAGTATTGCTACGAAAGGTTATTCACATTTTGTCGAATTTTTCATTCGAAAAGGTGCCCATTTTGGCACGTATTTTTTACTTGGCCTCTTTTGGTTTTTAGGTTTAAAAGGCAAGATGCGTTCAACTGAGTTGGCATTTTTAATTTCTTGGCTGTTAGCAGCAGGGTATGCTTCATTTGATGAATTTCACCAGAGCTTTACAGCAGAACGAACGCCTCTATTTCAAGATGTTATTTTAGATAGTGTGGGGGCTTTAACCGGTATTTTAATGGTCTATCTTTTTGTTCGCTTGAGAAAAAATAGAAAACGCAAATAA
- a CDS encoding M3 family oligoendopeptidase — protein sequence MTYHINWDLDSIFPGGSTSVALQEKITRLHTQLEDLTSQVQAWDFNQDQPNVSQFSAILTLEENISMGLTQAFSFIEAVQSADVSDKNAGTVTGQLLELNSQFQTIHTILVKKLVLISEDKWQELLQIPSFKAIAFSLNETREDGKELLSEAEEALINALSIDGFQGWSDHYDSLVATIEIPFEEKDGSVSLLSAGQAFNKMSDDPDSAVRKQLFEKWEAVWTKKAPLFADTLNHLAGFRLANYKAHHTTDFLKKPLRYNRMKKETLDAMWQAVRDHKKPFIDYLNQKATLFGKTQLSWEDIDAPVIIGSNKPQVYPFDEGADFIVANFRKFSTKMADFAQYAFDHSWIEAEDRSGKRPGGYCTGFPESKESRIFMTYSESPSDVSTLAHELGHAFHSDVMKDLPILNQDYAMNVAETASTFAEMIVADATVKEATTTEEKIMLLDTKISSSIAMFLNIHARFIFESNFYKERQTGIVSEERISELMEEAQKEAFQDSLSQYHPHFWASKLHFFISDVPFYNFPYTFGYLFSLGIYARSLEEGADFEDKYIALLKDTASMTTEELAMKHLDVDLTKPDFWVAGIKLMEADVQEFIELTNNL from the coding sequence ATGACTTATCATATTAATTGGGATTTAGATTCAATTTTCCCCGGAGGTAGCACCTCTGTAGCATTGCAAGAAAAGATTACACGATTACACACTCAGCTAGAGGATTTAACAAGCCAGGTACAAGCTTGGGATTTTAACCAAGATCAGCCAAATGTTTCTCAATTTTCAGCTATTTTAACTTTAGAAGAAAATATTTCAATGGGACTAACTCAAGCTTTTAGTTTTATTGAAGCCGTTCAATCCGCCGATGTCTCTGATAAAAATGCAGGCACTGTTACAGGTCAATTATTAGAGTTAAATAGCCAATTTCAAACAATCCATACGATTTTAGTTAAAAAATTAGTTCTTATTTCTGAAGATAAATGGCAAGAATTGCTTCAAATCCCTTCATTTAAAGCTATCGCTTTTAGTCTAAATGAAACAAGAGAAGACGGCAAAGAATTATTAAGCGAAGCCGAAGAAGCTTTAATCAACGCTTTAAGTATCGATGGTTTCCAAGGTTGGAGCGACCATTACGACAGTTTAGTTGCAACGATTGAAATTCCTTTTGAAGAAAAAGATGGTTCGGTTTCTCTTCTTTCTGCTGGACAGGCATTCAATAAAATGAGTGATGATCCTGATAGCGCTGTTCGGAAACAATTATTTGAAAAATGGGAAGCTGTCTGGACAAAAAAAGCACCCTTGTTTGCAGATACTTTAAATCATTTAGCTGGTTTTCGATTAGCCAACTACAAAGCTCACCATACAACAGACTTTTTAAAGAAACCTTTGCGTTATAATCGAATGAAAAAAGAAACTTTAGATGCGATGTGGCAAGCCGTAAGGGATCACAAAAAACCATTTATTGACTATCTGAATCAAAAAGCAACACTTTTTGGAAAAACACAATTATCATGGGAAGACATTGATGCGCCAGTCATTATTGGCTCAAACAAACCACAAGTTTATCCTTTTGATGAGGGTGCTGATTTTATCGTTGCCAACTTTAGAAAATTCAGTACAAAAATGGCTGATTTTGCACAATACGCCTTCGACCATTCTTGGATTGAGGCAGAAGATCGTAGTGGAAAACGCCCTGGCGGTTACTGTACAGGTTTCCCTGAAAGTAAAGAATCACGAATTTTTATGACGTATTCAGAATCTCCAAGTGATGTCTCAACGTTGGCTCATGAGCTAGGTCATGCTTTCCATTCTGACGTGATGAAAGACTTGCCAATCCTCAACCAAGATTATGCGATGAACGTTGCTGAAACAGCCAGTACATTTGCTGAAATGATCGTTGCAGACGCTACTGTCAAAGAAGCTACAACAACGGAAGAAAAAATCATGCTCTTAGATACAAAAATTTCAAGTAGCATCGCGATGTTTTTAAATATTCATGCTCGCTTTATTTTTGAATCTAATTTTTACAAGGAGCGCCAAACTGGAATCGTCTCTGAAGAGCGCATTTCTGAATTGATGGAAGAAGCCCAAAAAGAAGCTTTCCAAGATTCCTTAAGTCAGTACCATCCGCATTTTTGGGCTAGCAAGTTGCACTTCTTTATTTCAGATGTGCCCTTCTACAACTTCCCTTATACCTTTGGCTATTTATTCAGTTTAGGAATCTACGCTCGTTCGTTAGAAGAAGGAGCCGATTTTGAAGATAAGTATATTGCCTTATTAAAAGACACTGCTTCAATGACAACAGAAGAGCTAGCGATGAAACACCTTGACGTAGACTTAACAAAACCTGATTTTTGGGTTGCAGGAATCAAACTGATGGAAGCGGATGTACAAGAATTTATTGAGTTAACCAATAATCTTTAA
- a CDS encoding nucleotidyltransferase family protein produces the protein MKNQQDLMNCISNNPELMTILSIVEELHLPQACLYAGTIRSTIWNHLSTKKNHLSNDLDIIFFAPDVSYESTLLIQDQLQKMYPFYQWELRNQCDMHRHNPNTLPYRSVEDAISKFPETCTAIGIRMKNETLELIAPYGISDLIHFKVVPTPYYQADPKRMAIYKQRVYQKAWQEIWPNVTLYWD, from the coding sequence ATGAAAAATCAACAAGATTTAATGAACTGTATTTCAAATAATCCTGAGTTAATGACGATTCTATCAATTGTCGAAGAATTGCATTTGCCACAAGCTTGCCTTTATGCTGGAACGATTCGAAGTACCATCTGGAATCATTTATCAACTAAAAAAAATCACTTATCCAATGATCTTGACATTATTTTCTTTGCTCCTGATGTTTCCTATGAATCCACTCTTCTGATTCAAGATCAACTTCAAAAAATGTATCCTTTTTATCAATGGGAACTAAGAAATCAATGTGACATGCATCGACACAATCCCAATACGTTACCTTATCGTTCTGTCGAAGACGCGATTAGTAAATTCCCAGAAACTTGTACAGCAATCGGAATTCGAATGAAAAATGAAACACTTGAACTGATTGCGCCTTATGGTATTTCTGATTTAATTCATTTTAAGGTAGTACCTACACCTTATTATCAAGCAGATCCTAAAAGAATGGCCATTTATAAACAACGAGTGTATCAAAAAGCCTGGCAGGAAATCTGGCCCAATGTAACACTTTACTGGGATTAA
- a CDS encoding WecB/TagA/CpsF family glycosyltransferase, whose translation MRVTFLNCNVDDVTLAESVVKIEEIIKKKQPSQHITIDPSKINAMQKDLSLRLIVNKSPLINTASPAILYASKVLKRPLHQIVSTKLLFIELLKKCEEHGYRPYFFGSKDTALEGAVNYIKKMHPTIDIAGCSIGYLKREDPLEVVKEIQKSQADILFVAFPSPQKEYWIDEYINQLKVPFVMGVGVDFDVLADEIKTTQLTKISKKIRRFQPKNLFEKTVLFVYTLKARVKSQS comes from the coding sequence ATGAGAGTAACGTTTTTAAATTGCAATGTAGATGATGTCACATTAGCAGAATCTGTCGTGAAAATTGAGGAAATCATCAAAAAAAAACAACCCAGTCAACACATTACAATCGATCCAAGTAAGATTAATGCAATGCAAAAAGATCTCTCCCTTAGATTAATCGTAAATAAATCCCCGCTAATTAATACAGCTAGCCCTGCAATTTTATATGCTAGTAAAGTGTTGAAGAGACCACTTCATCAAATCGTTTCGACCAAGCTCTTATTTATTGAGCTCCTAAAAAAATGTGAGGAACATGGTTACCGTCCATATTTTTTTGGATCAAAGGATACAGCACTTGAAGGCGCAGTAAATTATATAAAAAAAATGCATCCAACAATTGACATTGCAGGTTGTTCTATTGGTTATTTAAAAAGAGAAGATCCACTAGAAGTAGTGAAAGAAATTCAAAAGTCACAAGCAGATATTTTATTTGTAGCCTTTCCAAGCCCTCAAAAAGAATATTGGATTGACGAATATATAAATCAGTTGAAGGTTCCATTCGTAATGGGAGTAGGTGTTGATTTTGACGTATTAGCAGATGAAATTAAGACAACTCAACTAACGAAAATAAGTAAAAAAATAAGGAGATTCCAGCCCAAAAACCTCTTTGAAAAGACCGTCTTATTCGTTTACACACTAAAAGCAAGAGTAAAATCACAAAGTTAA
- a CDS encoding Crp/Fnr family transcriptional regulator — MDSLYGKNTIKNLFGNEKLADLILDHHNVKIKPQVMNVPRKKIVIEENTVHEFFYFIKEGIFILKKGNQIVDLIGPTSVIGLYDLFVGEKASLSVISLTPAVLVKIGKEELLAKIFSIQEGAIFHINYMHSALNSLISHRNLLGLPLKKRLLKVMEKLAINFGSEDQEYYYLPKEMTTRIVANYCNCNVNTITKIFKEFVAMECLLSTNKPYILNRKKIENYYSVCKD, encoded by the coding sequence ATGGATAGTCTATATGGGAAAAATACGATAAAAAATTTATTTGGCAATGAAAAACTAGCCGATTTAATATTAGATCATCATAATGTCAAGATTAAACCGCAAGTGATGAATGTTCCAAGAAAAAAAATAGTCATTGAAGAAAATACAGTACATGAATTTTTTTATTTTATTAAAGAAGGAATATTTATTTTAAAGAAAGGCAATCAAATTGTTGATTTAATAGGACCCACATCAGTAATTGGTCTCTATGATTTATTTGTCGGGGAAAAAGCTTCTTTGAGCGTGATTAGTTTAACGCCTGCCGTATTAGTAAAGATAGGGAAAGAAGAGTTGCTTGCTAAAATATTTTCAATCCAAGAAGGGGCTATTTTCCATATTAATTATATGCATAGCGCTTTAAATAGTTTGATTTCGCATCGAAATTTGTTAGGACTTCCTTTAAAAAAGAGACTATTAAAAGTAATGGAAAAACTAGCAATTAATTTTGGAAGTGAAGATCAGGAATATTACTATTTACCCAAAGAAATGACCACTCGCATTGTAGCAAATTACTGCAATTGCAACGTGAATACAATCACCAAAATTTTTAAAGAATTTGTTGCAATGGAATGTTTATTATCTACAAATAAGCCCTATATTTTAAATCGTAAAAAAATTGAGAACTATTATTCAGTCTGTAAAGACTAG
- a CDS encoding NlpC/P60 family protein, translating into MNKKLMNIAILGTITFSSMILPIVSHADSVETQIQEQDSKINSLKSKSTSVQSDLETVESSISNNEAKAKGLLKEIQAANSEMKQLDEDITTLTAKIDQRNDQLKEQARSVQVTGDSQNYLEFIISAESLSDVIGRIDVVGKMVSANRGLVQQQVADKEAVKTKKDETQKKVNQQNTLAGQLESTQSKLEKQKMEKEVVVAQLAADTATAEGDKAKFLAQKAEAEKQVAAFTSAKEESAKAVQLASATTKETADSSSTKDSEQSAPTLVANNNGTSGNSTPAPAPTPTPVKPDPTPVKPDPAPVKPDPEPVKPTPPAGGGASWSNLQAIANPLQGIPYLWGGTTTNGFDCSGFTQYVFARAGISIPRVASAQYAASTKVSNPQPGDLVFFSQSGGEIDHVGIYAGGSTFIGSQSSSGVAYANYAYYWDKFIVGYGRY; encoded by the coding sequence GTGAATAAGAAATTAATGAATATTGCCATCTTAGGAACAATCACATTTAGCTCAATGATTTTACCTATTGTTTCCCATGCAGATTCGGTCGAAACTCAAATTCAAGAACAAGATAGCAAAATCAACTCATTAAAGTCTAAATCAACAAGTGTTCAATCGGATTTAGAAACAGTTGAATCTTCAATTTCTAACAACGAAGCAAAAGCAAAAGGATTATTAAAAGAAATCCAAGCAGCGAATTCTGAAATGAAACAATTAGATGAAGACATTACAACATTAACAGCTAAAATTGACCAACGAAATGATCAATTAAAAGAACAAGCTCGTTCTGTTCAAGTAACTGGCGACAGTCAAAATTACTTAGAATTTATCATTAGTGCAGAATCTCTTTCTGATGTAATTGGCCGAATCGACGTTGTTGGTAAAATGGTTTCTGCTAACCGCGGTTTAGTTCAACAACAAGTAGCGGACAAAGAAGCAGTGAAAACAAAGAAAGATGAAACACAAAAGAAAGTCAACCAACAAAATACATTGGCTGGACAACTTGAATCAACACAAAGCAAGCTAGAAAAACAAAAAATGGAAAAAGAAGTAGTAGTTGCTCAATTAGCAGCAGATACAGCAACAGCTGAAGGCGATAAAGCTAAATTCTTAGCTCAAAAAGCAGAAGCTGAAAAACAAGTCGCTGCCTTTACTTCAGCGAAAGAGGAATCAGCAAAAGCTGTTCAATTAGCCTCTGCAACGACTAAAGAAACAGCTGATTCAAGTTCTACTAAAGATTCAGAACAATCAGCACCAACACTCGTTGCAAATAACAATGGAACATCAGGTAATTCAACACCAGCACCAGCACCAACACCAACACCTGTGAAACCAGATCCAACACCCGTTAAGCCAGATCCAGCACCTGTAAAACCAGATCCAGAGCCAGTAAAACCAACACCACCAGCTGGTGGCGGTGCTTCATGGAGCAACTTACAAGCAATTGCCAATCCTTTACAAGGAATTCCGTACCTTTGGGGTGGAACAACAACCAATGGCTTTGACTGTTCAGGATTTACACAATATGTATTTGCAAGAGCAGGAATTTCAATTCCACGAGTTGCTTCCGCACAATACGCTGCTTCAACAAAAGTTTCTAACCCACAACCAGGTGATTTAGTCTTCTTCTCACAATCAGGTGGCGAGATTGATCACGTAGGAATTTATGCAGGTGGTTCAACCTTTATCGGCTCACAATCTTCATCAGGAGTTGCTTATGCGAACTACGCTTATTATTGGGATAAATTTATTGTAGGCTATGGCCGCTATTAA
- a CDS encoding DNA-3-methyladenine glycosylase I, which translates to MERCAWAKKELDSRYHDEEWGNPHHSEDSLFELLILETMQAGLSWSTILVKRENYREALDQFDYHKIAGYSDEKVEELMNNAGIIRNRLKINSIIKNAQAFIKVQKEWGSFDRYLWSFVDYQTIDNQFETIAEVPAQTELSNQLAKDLKKRGFSFIGPVTCYAFMQAAGLINDHTMNCSFRMAVNYDK; encoded by the coding sequence ATGGAAAGATGCGCTTGGGCAAAAAAAGAGTTAGATAGTAGGTATCATGATGAAGAGTGGGGAAACCCCCATCATTCGGAAGACAGTTTATTTGAGCTCTTAATTTTAGAAACGATGCAGGCAGGTTTGAGTTGGTCAACGATTTTAGTAAAACGTGAAAATTATCGTGAAGCGTTAGATCAGTTTGATTATCATAAAATAGCTGGTTATTCAGATGAAAAAGTGGAAGAATTAATGAATAATGCTGGAATTATCCGCAATCGGTTAAAAATAAACTCAATTATTAAAAATGCGCAGGCTTTTATTAAGGTTCAAAAAGAGTGGGGAAGTTTTGATCGTTATTTATGGTCTTTTGTTGATTACCAAACGATTGATAACCAATTTGAAACGATTGCAGAAGTTCCAGCACAAACTGAATTGTCGAATCAACTGGCTAAAGACCTAAAAAAGAGAGGGTTTTCTTTTATCGGACCTGTTACGTGTTACGCATTTATGCAAGCAGCCGGGTTGATAAATGACCACACAATGAACTGTTCCTTTAGAATGGCAGTCAATTATGACAAATAA
- a CDS encoding rhodanese-related sulfurtransferase has product MSKDYRVLLYYQYVTIEDGAEFAKEHLQFCKDLGLKGRILVADEGINGTVSGTVEETQRYIDAMHADSRFAETVFKIDTENHDAFKKMFVRYRPELVSLNLEDDIDPLKLTGAYLSPKEFRDAILDEDVVVIDARNDYEYDLGHFRGAVRPEIRSFRELPQWIRENKDQFMEKRVVTYCTGGIRCEKFSGWLVREGFKDVGQLHGGIATYGKDPEVQGDLWDGQMYVFDERISVPINRKEHVIVGKDWFDGTPCERYVNCADPKCNRQILTSPENEAKYLRGCSHECRVSPENRYVKEQHLSIEEVEARLAEIGEKLPSNV; this is encoded by the coding sequence ATGTCAAAAGATTATCGTGTTTTACTTTATTATCAATATGTTACGATTGAAGATGGTGCAGAATTTGCAAAAGAACACCTTCAGTTTTGTAAAGATTTAGGTCTTAAAGGCCGTATTTTAGTGGCCGATGAAGGAATCAACGGAACCGTTTCTGGTACAGTAGAAGAAACACAGCGTTACATAGATGCGATGCACGCTGATTCACGTTTTGCTGAAACTGTTTTTAAAATTGATACTGAAAATCATGATGCTTTCAAAAAAATGTTTGTTCGCTACCGTCCTGAGTTGGTTTCTTTAAACTTGGAAGATGATATTGATCCACTTAAATTAACCGGTGCCTACTTAAGTCCTAAAGAATTTAGAGATGCTATTTTAGATGAAGACGTTGTGGTCATTGATGCCCGTAATGATTATGAATATGATTTGGGTCATTTTAGAGGAGCTGTTCGCCCTGAAATCCGCAGTTTCCGCGAATTGCCTCAATGGATTCGTGAGAACAAAGATCAATTTATGGAAAAACGCGTTGTTACCTATTGTACTGGTGGCATTCGCTGTGAGAAATTTTCTGGCTGGTTAGTCCGTGAAGGGTTTAAAGATGTTGGTCAATTACATGGCGGTATTGCGACTTATGGAAAAGATCCAGAAGTACAAGGCGATTTATGGGATGGTCAAATGTATGTCTTTGATGAACGAATTAGTGTTCCTATCAACCGCAAGGAGCATGTTATCGTTGGGAAAGATTGGTTTGATGGAACCCCATGTGAGCGTTACGTAAACTGCGCAGACCCTAAATGCAACCGTCAAATCTTGACTTCACCAGAAAATGAAGCGAAATATTTACGTGGCTGTAGCCATGAATGTCGTGTTTCGCCTGAGAATCGTTATGTGAAAGAACAACACTTAAGCATTGAGGAAGTCGAAGCTCGTTTAGCTGAAATTGGCGAAAAACTCCCTTCAAATGTTTAA